One Candidatus Culexarchaeum yellowstonense genomic region harbors:
- a CDS encoding 50S ribosomal protein L39e, which translates to MARNKHLARKLRLAHANKQNSPVPLWVVVKTMGKFRRHPKLRHWRQTKLKV; encoded by the coding sequence TTGGCGAGAAATAAACATTTAGCTAGAAAACTTAGATTGGCCCATGCAAATAAACAGAACTCCCCAGTCCCATTATGGGTTGTTGTAAAGACCATGGGTAAGTTTAGGAGACATCCAAAACTAAGACATTGGCGTCAAACAAAATTGAAAGTGTAG
- the argF gene encoding ornithine carbamoyltransferase has translation MSLKGRDLLTLQEFTTEELWKLLKLAEKMKIEYYSGERVKEVLKGKTLAMVFQKPSTRTRVSFEVAMYQLGGKALYLSWNELQLGRGETIGDTAKVLSRYVDGIMARVYKHTDLEEMARAATIPVINGLSDLHHPCQALSDVFTMYEKKGYLKGIRLAFIGDGSNNVCSSLIIASTKFGIHVNVASPKDYMPRQDVMKIAEINSTESGSTVNLYTSPEEAVKNVDFIYTDVWISMGQEEEHEKRMKIFTPYQVNKKLLSYSPKAMVMHCLPAHRGLEITDEVMDSENSIVWDQAENRLHVQKAILASLL, from the coding sequence ATGTCACTCAAAGGTAGAGACCTATTAACATTACAAGAATTCACAACCGAGGAATTATGGAAACTATTAAAGTTAGCGGAAAAGATGAAAATAGAATATTACTCTGGGGAAAGAGTAAAGGAAGTTTTGAAGGGGAAAACTTTAGCAATGGTATTCCAGAAACCATCAACAAGGACAAGAGTATCCTTCGAAGTGGCAATGTATCAATTGGGTGGAAAAGCACTATACTTAAGCTGGAATGAACTACAACTTGGTAGAGGAGAAACGATAGGTGATACAGCAAAAGTCCTCAGCAGATACGTAGATGGTATTATGGCAAGGGTATATAAGCACACAGACCTAGAAGAAATGGCTAGAGCAGCCACAATACCAGTGATAAATGGTTTAAGCGATCTACATCACCCATGCCAAGCACTCTCAGATGTATTTACAATGTACGAGAAGAAGGGGTATTTAAAGGGAATTAGATTAGCATTCATTGGAGATGGCTCAAACAACGTATGTAGCTCACTAATAATAGCATCCACAAAATTTGGAATACACGTAAATGTGGCATCACCAAAGGACTACATGCCCAGACAAGATGTAATGAAAATAGCTGAAATAAACTCTACTGAAAGCGGATCCACAGTAAACTTATATACATCACCAGAGGAAGCAGTGAAAAATGTGGACTTCATATACACAGACGTATGGATAAGCATGGGACAAGAGGAGGAACATGAAAAAAGAATGAAGATATTCACACCGTACCAAGTAAATAAAAAATTATTGTCATATTCCCCAAAGGCAATGGTGATGCACTGTCTACCAGCACACCGCGGCTTAGAAATAACAGATGAAGTCATGGATTCAGAAAACTCAATAGTTTGGGATCAAGCTGAAAACAGGCTACATGTACAAAAAGCGATACTAGCATCACTACTATAA
- a CDS encoding 60S ribosomal protein L31: MSKGDKEDIVLERIYTIPLKIAYYVPRGKRTPRAVRFLKEFIMRHMKTDKIIITPEVNEILWSRGIQKPPRRIRVKVTKNSEGEVKVYPFMEKE; the protein is encoded by the coding sequence ATGAGTAAGGGTGATAAAGAGGATATAGTCTTAGAACGAATATACACAATACCACTAAAAATAGCCTATTATGTACCTAGAGGTAAAAGAACCCCACGTGCAGTTAGATTTTTAAAGGAATTCATAATGAGACACATGAAAACAGATAAGATAATCATAACCCCAGAGGTAAATGAAATCCTATGGTCAAGAGGCATACAAAAACCCCCAAGAAGAATAAGGGTAAAGGTAACCAAGAATTCAGAGGGAGAGGTAAAAGTATACCCATTTATGGAGAAAGAGTAG
- a CDS encoding 50S ribosomal protein L1: protein MSSLEDKLKEAIEEAKKESKKRNFKQSVELIINLRDVDLKKPENRINEKVILPNKIGKEIGVCVFGDGDFASKAKEAGAKAVISREALEKLASDKKEIKKLAENYDVFIARADYMPLIGRHLGPILGPRNKMPEPIPPTGDIASAISKAQNTVWIRTRNQPLIQCIIGTEDMPTEKLLENALTVISKIREKFKSLRNIESIYIKTTMGKPVKVTV from the coding sequence ATGTCATCACTGGAAGATAAATTGAAGGAAGCAATAGAAGAAGCCAAAAAGGAGTCTAAGAAAAGGAACTTCAAACAATCCGTAGAGCTAATAATAAATTTAAGAGATGTTGACTTAAAGAAGCCGGAAAATAGGATAAACGAGAAGGTTATACTTCCAAATAAGATAGGAAAGGAAATAGGTGTATGTGTTTTTGGAGATGGAGACTTTGCATCAAAAGCTAAAGAGGCAGGAGCGAAGGCAGTTATTAGCAGAGAAGCATTAGAGAAGCTGGCATCAGATAAAAAAGAAATAAAAAAGTTGGCTGAAAATTATGATGTATTCATAGCTAGAGCAGACTACATGCCGCTCATAGGCAGACACTTAGGACCTATACTGGGACCGAGAAATAAAATGCCCGAACCAATACCACCCACAGGAGACATAGCCTCAGCAATAAGTAAAGCACAAAATACTGTTTGGATTAGAACTAGAAATCAACCATTGATACAATGCATAATTGGCACGGAAGACATGCCAACAGAGAAACTTTTAGAAAACGCATTAACAGTAATATCAAAGATAAGAGAAAAGTTTAAAAGCTTAAGGAATATTGAGTCAATATACATTAAGACCACCATGGGAAAACCAGTAAAAGTCACTGTGTGA
- a CDS encoding translation initiation factor IF-6 — protein sequence MIERLSVYGSNNIGVFFSSSDKYVLAPSNIPVKIMNIVEETLKVKAVQINLCNSVLLGVLTVGNSNGILVPYYTPQEEIEYLRRELKDLGVNIEPFPSKITALGNIILTNDYASIVSPDLGREEIKCIRDVLGVEVEKCMIAGYKVVGSVGVASNKGCIVHPMTTEEELKNISEILKVKVDVGTVNAGFPIVGVGIVANSKGILVGSTSTGPEIAQIERVLGGMI from the coding sequence TTGATAGAGAGACTATCGGTTTATGGAAGTAACAATATAGGGGTTTTCTTCTCATCATCAGATAAGTATGTTCTAGCACCATCAAACATACCAGTAAAGATAATGAATATAGTTGAAGAAACATTAAAGGTAAAAGCAGTGCAAATAAACTTATGCAACTCAGTACTCCTAGGAGTATTAACTGTTGGAAACTCAAACGGGATACTGGTACCATACTACACACCACAAGAAGAAATTGAATATTTAAGAAGGGAGCTAAAGGATCTAGGAGTAAACATCGAACCATTCCCAAGTAAGATAACAGCGCTTGGAAACATAATACTCACAAACGATTATGCCTCAATAGTAAGTCCAGACCTAGGTAGAGAGGAAATTAAGTGTATAAGGGATGTTTTAGGTGTTGAAGTTGAAAAGTGCATGATAGCAGGATATAAAGTGGTGGGATCCGTTGGAGTAGCAAGTAATAAGGGATGCATAGTTCACCCAATGACCACTGAAGAGGAACTTAAAAATATAAGTGAGATATTAAAAGTTAAGGTGGATGTAGGAACAGTGAATGCAGGATTCCCCATAGTGGGGGTGGGAATAGTGGCCAACTCCAAAGGAATACTGGTTGGAAGCACATCCACAGGACCGGAAATAGCACAAATAGAAAGAGTTTTGGGAGGGATGATATGA
- a CDS encoding ribonuclease P, with product MRRIIREIGRERIDKLFRMAEKVFHENPELADRYVEIARKISMKARVRIPTKWRRRFCHKCYTFLVPGVNCHVRIKSRRSTHIVVTCHKCGNKMRYIIRREG from the coding sequence ATGCGGAGGATCATACGTGAGATAGGCAGAGAACGCATAGACAAATTATTCAGAATGGCGGAAAAAGTATTTCACGAAAACCCTGAGCTGGCAGATAGATATGTGGAGATTGCCCGTAAAATAAGTATGAAAGCCAGAGTAAGAATACCGACAAAATGGAGACGTAGATTTTGTCATAAATGCTACACATTCCTAGTTCCAGGAGTAAATTGCCACGTTAGAATTAAAAGTAGGAGGAGTACGCATATAGTAGTAACATGCCATAAATGTGGAAATAAAATGAGGTATATAATAAGAAGGGAAGGGTAG
- a CDS encoding 16S rRNA methyltransferase: MHNLNIIVGEAALELIPREISDHPAVVKDAKRRGKKGFELLLDISKHYWAMKSLKDYWKRGRPDITHLILLNVLGFPASKRGLVKVYVHTINDMVITFHPSIRLPRNYNRFVGLMEQLFKVGRVPPDSDTPLITIKACNLPNLINNIHPSKTILLTSAGERIHPNDLAKILIKEDNPAVIIGGFQEGEFSEENLKLADAKFSIYPETLDAWVVAAIVVHDYEIEMNLYSTI, from the coding sequence TTGCATAATCTTAACATAATTGTTGGAGAAGCAGCTTTGGAACTTATACCTAGGGAGATAAGTGATCATCCAGCCGTGGTGAAAGATGCCAAGAGGAGGGGGAAGAAGGGTTTTGAACTTCTCCTAGATATCTCCAAACATTATTGGGCTATGAAGTCACTAAAGGATTATTGGAAACGTGGCAGACCTGACATAACACATCTAATATTACTCAACGTTTTAGGTTTTCCTGCAAGCAAGAGGGGGTTAGTAAAGGTATACGTTCATACAATAAATGATATGGTCATAACCTTTCACCCATCCATCCGCCTACCAAGGAATTATAATAGGTTTGTGGGTTTAATGGAGCAATTGTTTAAAGTTGGAAGAGTCCCACCCGATAGTGATACTCCTCTAATAACCATTAAGGCTTGCAACCTGCCAAATCTAATTAACAATATTCATCCATCTAAAACCATACTATTAACCTCTGCTGGTGAAAGAATACATCCAAATGATCTAGCGAAAATCCTCATCAAAGAGGATAACCCAGCAGTTATTATAGGGGGATTTCAAGAAGGGGAGTTTTCGGAGGAAAATTTGAAGCTGGCCGATGCAAAATTCTCAATATACCCTGAAACTCTAGATGCATGGGTTGTAGCAGCAATTGTCGTACATGATTACGAGATTGAAATGAACCTATACTCCACGATCTAA
- a CDS encoding DNA-binding protein: MASENEEEEGYDEELEEIRRKRMAELKRQVEEARRREAIEAAKQEALRRILTPEARSRLANLKMVKPEIVEQIELQLIQLAQSGRIQVPITDEQLKEILSRLISRRPTRIIWKRGE, encoded by the coding sequence ATGGCAAGTGAAAATGAGGAAGAAGAGGGATATGATGAGGAATTAGAGGAGATTAGACGTAAAAGAATGGCGGAATTAAAAAGACAAGTAGAGGAAGCTAGAAGGAGGGAGGCAATAGAGGCAGCTAAACAAGAGGCTTTAAGGAGAATACTTACCCCAGAAGCTAGGAGTAGACTTGCAAATTTAAAAATGGTTAAACCAGAGATAGTTGAACAGATAGAATTACAATTAATACAATTAGCTCAAAGTGGAAGAATTCAAGTACCAATAACTGACGAACAATTGAAAGAAATATTAAGTAGATTGATTAGTAGAAGACCAACTAGAATTATATGGAAAAGGGGGGAGTAA
- a CDS encoding protein translocase SEC61 complex subunit gamma gives MSSFRESIKRIIRLSRKPTWEEYSLTIRICILGLLILGGYGFIIQLISLVLQSLPR, from the coding sequence ATGAGTAGCTTCAGAGAATCCATTAAGAGGATAATAAGACTATCCAGGAAACCAACATGGGAAGAATACTCATTAACCATAAGAATATGCATATTAGGACTTCTGATACTCGGTGGATACGGATTTATAATACAGTTAATATCACTAGTTCTACAATCATTACCAAGGTGA
- a CDS encoding 50S ribosomal protein L11, translated as MKSTKSFTFLVEGGKATGGPPIGPSLGPLGVNVMQVVNEINEKTKEFLGMRVPVTVTVDVETKKFSVEVGIPTTAALILREIKAEKGSGTPHTNKVGNLTMQQAIKIAKIKRPQLLAKTLKAAVKEILGTCVSMGVTVEGKDPRIVQKEIDEGKYDKIFEEAEK; from the coding sequence ATGAAGAGTACAAAAAGCTTTACATTCCTGGTTGAGGGGGGAAAAGCCACAGGAGGACCCCCCATAGGCCCATCCCTGGGACCTCTGGGAGTAAATGTAATGCAAGTGGTAAATGAGATAAATGAGAAAACAAAGGAGTTTCTTGGAATGAGAGTTCCAGTTACGGTAACTGTAGACGTTGAAACAAAGAAGTTCTCCGTAGAAGTTGGAATACCAACAACAGCAGCCCTAATACTTAGAGAAATAAAAGCAGAAAAGGGGTCTGGAACACCACATACAAACAAAGTTGGAAATTTAACAATGCAACAGGCTATAAAAATAGCAAAAATAAAAAGACCACAACTATTGGCAAAAACACTTAAAGCAGCTGTAAAGGAGATTTTAGGAACATGTGTGAGTATGGGTGTCACAGTGGAGGGGAAAGACCCACGAATCGTTCAAAAGGAAATAGATGAAGGGAAATATGACAAAATATTTGAGGAGGCTGAAAAATAA
- a CDS encoding transcription elongation factor Spt5: MAPYYTIRTTAGQENNVALLIEARAKSADMGVLSIIVPKDINGFIFIEVTHATKITDAISGIRHVKGWIPGVVNIEEIEKFLIQKSPLEGLNVGDIVEIISGPFKGMTGKITKINAEKEEVTLELLEVTYTLPITINADAIRKAPKT, translated from the coding sequence ATGGCGCCATACTACACTATTAGAACAACCGCGGGACAAGAAAACAACGTTGCACTACTAATAGAAGCAAGAGCAAAATCTGCAGATATGGGGGTACTCTCAATAATAGTTCCAAAAGACATCAACGGATTCATATTCATAGAAGTAACACATGCCACAAAAATAACGGATGCAATAAGTGGAATAAGACATGTAAAAGGATGGATTCCAGGAGTTGTAAACATAGAGGAAATAGAGAAATTTCTAATCCAGAAATCGCCACTAGAAGGGTTGAATGTGGGAGATATCGTTGAGATAATAAGCGGCCCATTCAAAGGGATGACGGGTAAGATAACGAAGATAAATGCTGAGAAAGAGGAAGTTACATTGGAATTATTGGAGGTAACATATACCTTGCCGATAACAATAAATGCTGACGCCATAAGAAAAGCTCCAAAAACTTAA
- the rpl12p gene encoding 50S ribosomal protein P1, with protein MEYVYASLLLHYAKKPIEEANLKKILEAAGIEVDDVRLKAIVAALKEVNIDEAISAASAITPTVATMPAAASAAPSAEAKPKEEKKKEEKKEKEEEEVAEGLASLFG; from the coding sequence ATAGAATACGTATACGCAAGCCTCCTCTTACACTACGCCAAAAAGCCTATTGAGGAAGCAAACTTGAAAAAGATATTGGAAGCAGCTGGAATAGAGGTGGATGATGTCAGATTGAAAGCTATCGTGGCAGCTTTAAAGGAAGTCAATATAGATGAAGCAATAAGTGCAGCATCAGCAATCACTCCAACAGTAGCGACAATGCCCGCCGCAGCCAGCGCAGCACCATCAGCTGAAGCAAAACCAAAGGAGGAAAAGAAGAAAGAGGAGAAGAAAGAGAAAGAGGAAGAAGAAGTAGCAGAAGGACTAGCATCACTATTCGGATAA
- the rplJ gene encoding 50S ribosomal protein L10, with protein sequence MLKTIEKKIPKKVKKQKVLEELMELMKSNEIIAIASLKGLRARQLQEIRKILRDNGIHLKITKNTLFRKAIEECSKDLKNIESLEKYLSEQNAFIFSNGNPFELALILEKNKVYMEAKAGDIAQNDIVVPTGNTGMTPGPIISKFNALKIPVKIEEGSIWITKDTVVAKKGDIISPDLADILKRLNIKPIEVKMRIKALYFNGRILGEEELKLNIEEYRQMIKDAVRNAYIIAIDVALPIPEVMVQIITKAARIAKKVAAEVAAPEPGIIKETLAIANNRALMLAMKLMQINPELKIEGITMPAAASAAPSAEAKPKEEKKKEEKKEKEEEEVAEGLASLFG encoded by the coding sequence ATGTTGAAGACCATTGAGAAGAAAATTCCGAAAAAAGTGAAGAAGCAAAAAGTCTTAGAAGAACTAATGGAACTAATGAAGTCCAATGAGATAATAGCCATAGCATCTCTAAAAGGGTTAAGAGCCCGTCAATTACAGGAAATACGTAAAATATTAAGAGACAATGGTATCCATCTTAAAATCACCAAAAACACTTTATTCAGAAAAGCCATTGAAGAATGTTCAAAAGATCTAAAGAATATAGAGTCGTTGGAGAAATATTTGTCAGAACAAAATGCATTCATATTTTCAAATGGAAACCCATTTGAACTTGCACTAATACTGGAAAAGAATAAGGTGTACATGGAAGCAAAGGCAGGGGATATTGCGCAAAATGACATAGTAGTACCAACTGGAAATACAGGAATGACTCCTGGACCAATAATAAGTAAATTCAATGCATTAAAAATCCCAGTAAAAATTGAGGAAGGGTCTATATGGATAACCAAAGACACCGTCGTTGCCAAGAAGGGAGATATAATAAGCCCAGACTTAGCAGACATACTGAAAAGGTTGAATATAAAACCCATCGAAGTAAAGATGAGGATAAAAGCATTATACTTTAATGGAAGAATACTTGGAGAAGAAGAACTTAAACTAAATATTGAAGAATACCGCCAAATGATAAAAGACGCTGTTAGAAACGCATACATAATAGCCATAGACGTTGCACTCCCAATACCAGAAGTAATGGTGCAAATAATAACTAAAGCCGCAAGAATCGCGAAGAAAGTAGCAGCAGAAGTCGCTGCACCAGAACCAGGAATTATAAAGGAAACATTGGCAATCGCAAATAATAGGGCATTAATGTTAGCTATGAAACTCATGCAAATAAATCCAGAATTGAAGATTGAAGGAATAACAATGCCCGCCGCAGCCAGCGCAGCACCATCAGCTGAAGCAAAACCAAAGGAGGAAAAGAAGAAAGAGGAGAAGAAAGAGAAAGAGGAAGAAGAAGTAGCAGAAGGACTAGCATCACTATTCGGATAA
- the ftsY gene encoding signal recognition particle-docking protein FtsY, which produces MFSKLKNAIKQIIEIASTKTLSKEELEPILFEWKMQLVSCDVAYTVAEYLEKRILETLTGSKIPRNEDPATRVRECIKKAIMDILVEAGEIDLEEEINRRMRNGETPVKIVFVGVNGSGKTTTIAKLAFKLKEKNINSVLACSDTFRAGAEEQLAIHANRIGVKMIKHTYGADPAAVAYDAVKYAQAHKIPVVLIDTAGRMHTDKDLMMELTKIIRVINADYTIFIGDALTGNDALNQAETFNKYVGISGSIITKVDADVRGGVALSIMFATKKPILYIGTGQKYTDLIKFDGNWLIQKIVE; this is translated from the coding sequence TTGTTCAGCAAACTCAAAAATGCAATAAAACAAATAATTGAAATTGCATCCACAAAGACTCTATCAAAGGAAGAATTGGAGCCAATACTATTCGAGTGGAAAATGCAATTAGTAAGCTGTGATGTAGCATATACCGTTGCAGAATACTTGGAGAAAAGAATACTTGAAACATTGACAGGCTCAAAAATACCAAGAAACGAAGATCCAGCAACAAGAGTGAGAGAATGTATAAAGAAAGCAATAATGGATATACTTGTAGAAGCAGGAGAAATAGATTTAGAAGAAGAGATTAATAGGAGAATGAGAAATGGAGAAACGCCAGTGAAAATAGTATTCGTAGGAGTAAATGGTAGCGGTAAAACGACTACCATAGCAAAACTTGCATTCAAACTTAAAGAGAAGAATATAAACTCTGTTCTCGCATGCAGCGACACATTTAGAGCTGGAGCTGAAGAGCAGCTGGCTATACACGCAAATAGAATTGGAGTGAAAATGATAAAACACACCTACGGTGCAGATCCAGCGGCGGTAGCTTATGATGCTGTAAAATATGCACAAGCACATAAAATACCAGTAGTACTAATAGACACAGCTGGAAGAATGCATACAGACAAAGATCTAATGATGGAGTTAACAAAGATAATTAGGGTGATCAACGCAGACTACACAATATTCATTGGAGATGCACTAACAGGTAATGATGCACTAAACCAAGCAGAAACATTCAACAAGTATGTGGGTATAAGTGGATCAATAATAACGAAGGTAGATGCAGATGTAAGAGGTGGAGTAGCTCTATCAATAATGTTTGCAACAAAGAAACCAATATTATACATTGGAACAGGACAAAAATACACGGACTTAATTAAATTCGATGGAAACTGGTTAATACAGAAAATAGTAGAATAA
- a CDS encoding 30S ribosomal protein S19e, which produces MVSPKTVPANRLIKELAETIKENYPQIKPPTWAQYVKTGSHRERIPDNPDWWYIRAAAILRKIYLEGEVGVERLRTAFGGRKQDGTKKCHFSKGGGKIIRKIMQQLEDAKLVKKVEGRGRTITPEGLSLLYTTSNKIFRTLMKENPELKKYVIA; this is translated from the coding sequence TTGGTTTCACCAAAAACAGTTCCAGCAAATAGATTGATTAAAGAGTTAGCTGAGACTATAAAAGAAAATTACCCGCAAATAAAGCCGCCAACATGGGCCCAATACGTGAAGACGGGGAGCCATAGGGAGAGAATTCCCGATAACCCAGATTGGTGGTATATCCGCGCAGCAGCAATACTTAGAAAGATATATTTAGAGGGTGAAGTAGGGGTGGAGAGGCTTAGAACAGCCTTTGGTGGAAGAAAGCAGGATGGAACGAAGAAATGTCACTTCAGTAAGGGAGGAGGGAAGATTATTAGGAAAATAATGCAGCAATTGGAGGATGCAAAACTTGTGAAGAAGGTTGAGGGAAGAGGGAGAACCATAACTCCTGAAGGCCTCTCACTCTTATACACAACATCAAACAAGATATTTAGAACTCTTATGAAGGAAAATCCTGAACTTAAAAAATATGTTATCGCATAA
- the rpl18a gene encoding 50S ribosomal protein L18Ae — protein sequence MSVKIYRVSGELILRNGANMKFALDIPGLKPEEAIERVYSNLSGIHRVKRGNVRIKNIEVINPKNTKNSLIQVLWREKINEEG from the coding sequence ATGAGTGTGAAAATATATAGGGTAAGTGGCGAATTAATTCTGAGAAATGGAGCTAACATGAAATTCGCATTAGACATCCCTGGATTGAAGCCTGAGGAAGCAATTGAAAGAGTATATTCAAATTTAAGTGGAATACACAGAGTGAAAAGGGGGAATGTAAGAATCAAAAACATAGAAGTAATAAATCCAAAAAATACAAAAAATAGTTTGATACAAGTTTTATGGAGAGAGAAGATAAATGAAGAAGGTTGA
- a CDS encoding YhbY family RNA-binding protein, producing the protein MGNEKRKIKSLIIRNEIPKINVGRSGLTEAVTKEIDRQLDEHEVVKIKLLKNSPLIEEADVKEIAKGLASSLKAEVMDVRGRTITLYRKQKSK; encoded by the coding sequence ATGGGTAATGAAAAACGCAAGATCAAATCACTCATAATTAGAAATGAAATTCCAAAGATAAATGTGGGTAGAAGTGGGTTGACGGAGGCTGTTACGAAGGAGATAGATAGGCAATTGGATGAACATGAGGTTGTGAAAATAAAATTACTTAAGAATTCACCATTAATAGAGGAAGCTGATGTGAAGGAGATAGCTAAAGGGTTAGCTTCATCACTAAAAGCGGAAGTTATGGACGTTAGGGGGAGAACAATAACATTATATAGAAAGCAGAAAAGCAAATAA
- the pfdA gene encoding prefoldin subunit alpha, with translation MKKVDQKEVEEEAGRLYAQITTLNSIADALKEQSEILQRQIIDTQLALETLNEISKLEKNHKVILPLGSQIMVDAVIVDNENAYVNVGSNVIIKKPNKEVMEILEKRMEALQKQQMEIQQKLTETLNGIEYLQNQFNTLIQQLREKGT, from the coding sequence ATGAAGAAGGTTGATCAAAAAGAGGTTGAAGAAGAAGCTGGCAGACTATACGCACAAATAACCACACTAAATTCAATAGCAGATGCATTAAAGGAGCAAAGTGAAATCTTACAAAGACAGATAATAGATACACAACTTGCACTGGAAACTTTAAATGAAATAAGCAAACTGGAAAAGAATCATAAGGTTATACTACCATTAGGATCACAAATAATGGTTGATGCAGTAATAGTGGACAATGAAAATGCATATGTAAACGTAGGCTCAAACGTAATAATCAAGAAACCAAATAAGGAAGTAATGGAAATACTTGAGAAGAGAATGGAAGCCCTACAAAAACAGCAAATGGAAATACAACAAAAATTGACAGAAACATTAAATGGAATAGAATACCTACAAAATCAATTTAACACATTAATCCAACAATTGAGGGAAAAGGGCACATAA